In Streptomyces sp. NBC_00569, a single genomic region encodes these proteins:
- a CDS encoding TIGR03842 family LLM class F420-dependent oxidoreductase, with translation MDFGLVLQTDPPASGVVSLMQRAEREGFTHGWTFDSAVLWQEPFVIYSRILAETSHLTVGPMVTNPGTRTWEVTASTFATLNDMYGNRTICGIGRGDSAMRVAGRKPNTLARISEAMKVIRALGRGDEADLGGTVIRFPWVRDGAQLPVWMAAYGPKALKMAGEEADGFILQLADPYLTQYMIKAVRDAAAAAGRDPSEVKICVAAPAYVTADDSPEALAHAREECRWFGGMVGNHVADLVTKYGEHSSMVPDELTDYIKARQGYDYAHHGRTGNPDTAFVPDEIVDRFCIIGTAQDHVEKLRALRDLGVDQFALYAMHDAKEEVIDAYGEHIIAAVNA, from the coding sequence ATGGACTTCGGACTCGTCCTCCAGACCGACCCCCCGGCCTCCGGCGTCGTCTCTCTCATGCAGCGCGCCGAGCGCGAGGGCTTCACCCACGGGTGGACCTTCGACTCGGCCGTGCTGTGGCAGGAACCCTTCGTCATCTACAGCCGGATTCTGGCCGAGACGTCGCACCTCACCGTCGGCCCGATGGTCACCAACCCGGGCACCCGCACCTGGGAGGTCACCGCCTCCACCTTCGCCACCCTCAACGACATGTACGGCAACCGCACCATCTGCGGCATCGGCCGCGGCGACTCCGCGATGCGCGTCGCCGGACGCAAGCCCAACACGCTCGCCCGGATCAGCGAGGCCATGAAGGTCATCAGGGCGCTCGGCCGCGGCGACGAGGCCGACCTCGGCGGCACGGTGATCCGCTTCCCGTGGGTGCGGGACGGCGCCCAACTGCCCGTCTGGATGGCCGCGTACGGGCCCAAGGCCCTGAAGATGGCCGGCGAGGAGGCCGACGGGTTCATCCTCCAGCTCGCCGACCCGTATCTGACCCAGTACATGATCAAGGCCGTGCGGGACGCGGCCGCCGCAGCGGGCCGCGACCCGTCCGAGGTGAAGATCTGTGTGGCGGCGCCCGCCTACGTCACCGCCGACGACTCGCCCGAGGCCCTCGCCCACGCGCGCGAGGAGTGCCGCTGGTTCGGCGGCATGGTCGGCAACCATGTCGCCGACCTCGTCACCAAGTACGGCGAGCACTCGTCGATGGTCCCCGACGAACTCACCGACTACATCAAGGCCCGACAGGGCTACGACTACGCCCACCACGGCAGGACCGGGAACCCCGACACGGCGTTCGTGCCGGACGAGATCGTCGACCGGTTCTGCATCATCGGCACCGCACAGGACCACGTCGAGAAGCTGCGCGCCCTGCGGGACCTCGGCGTCGACCAGTTCGCGCTCTACGCGATGCACGACGCGAAGGAGGAGGTGATCGACGCGTACGGGGAGCACATCATCGCGGCGGTGAACGCCTGA
- the rfbB gene encoding dTDP-glucose 4,6-dehydratase, translating to MRIFVTGGAGFIGSQYVRALLSGELPGADLNDARVTVIDALGHGSDLRNLAPVAENPRFRFVRGDICDAELVDEVVRGHDAIVHFAAESHVDRSIEDARAFVTTNVLGTQVLLDAARRHGVGRFLHVSTDEVYGSIPVGSWTESQPLAPNSPYAASKASSDLLVLSAHRTHGLDVVITRCSNNYGPHQNPEKVIPRFVTNLLQGRRVPLYGEGDNVREWLHVADHCLAVQLVLRGGRPGHVYNVGGGTELTNKELTARLLESCGTGWDMVERVADRLGHDQRYSLDMTKIRNELGFTPRQSFDTGLKATVEWYRENTSWWNQ from the coding sequence ATGCGGATCTTTGTTACCGGCGGTGCGGGATTCATCGGGTCACAGTACGTAAGGGCACTGCTGTCCGGCGAGCTTCCAGGGGCGGACCTGAATGACGCCCGGGTGACCGTCATCGACGCACTCGGCCACGGCAGCGACCTGCGGAACCTCGCGCCGGTAGCGGAGAATCCTCGTTTCCGGTTCGTCCGCGGTGACATCTGCGACGCGGAACTGGTCGACGAGGTCGTGCGCGGGCACGACGCCATCGTTCACTTCGCCGCCGAGTCGCATGTCGACCGGTCCATCGAAGACGCCCGCGCGTTCGTGACGACGAACGTGCTCGGCACACAGGTCCTGCTGGACGCGGCCCGGCGGCACGGAGTCGGGCGTTTCCTGCATGTGTCGACGGACGAGGTCTACGGTTCCATACCCGTGGGGTCGTGGACCGAGTCGCAGCCGCTGGCGCCGAATTCACCTTATGCGGCGTCCAAGGCGAGCTCCGACCTGTTGGTGCTTTCCGCGCACCGGACCCACGGACTTGATGTCGTGATCACTCGCTGCTCGAATAACTACGGCCCCCACCAGAACCCGGAGAAAGTCATTCCGCGGTTCGTGACGAACCTTCTGCAGGGGCGGCGGGTTCCGCTCTACGGGGAGGGCGACAACGTCCGTGAATGGCTGCACGTCGCAGACCATTGCCTGGCCGTTCAACTGGTTCTGCGCGGTGGCAGGCCCGGCCATGTCTACAACGTCGGCGGCGGCACGGAGCTGACCAACAAGGAACTGACCGCGCGCCTGCTGGAAAGCTGCGGAACGGGTTGGGACATGGTCGAACGCGTCGCTGACCGGCTCGGCCACGACCAGCGGTATTCGCTGGACATGACCAAGATCCGAAATGAGTTGGGTTTCACCCCGCGGCAATCATTCGACACGGGCCTCAAGGCCACCGTCGAGTGGTACAGGGAAAACACTTCCTGGTGGAACCAGTAG
- a CDS encoding MDR family NADP-dependent oxidoreductase encodes MTAQTLPATGKEVRLARYVVNQPAKDDFEVVEVDVAEPTSGNVLVRNLYLQVTAVMRDLMTEDPGLPMMPAYKVGERPWGGAVGVVVASQSPDLAVGDTVQHMDGWTEYSTGPAGQYFKVDPSWYPGPEYFLNQGITAYHGMADVAEVGEDDVVFVSNAAGGVGSLAGQIAKARGAKRVIGSAGSAEKVEYLTKELGYDAAFNYKDGPVVDQLRELAPDGINVFFDLVGGEQFEAAVQASAQGARLVLGGAVSAQTGNAEGAFPKLDIMAGIIRQIVIKPFSTYHTPEQIQAWNQHFAQWLQEGKIVLPYTVVEGGVDAAPEALTALLGGAYKGNVLVKIS; translated from the coding sequence ATGACCGCTCAGACTCTCCCGGCCACCGGCAAGGAAGTGCGGCTGGCGCGCTATGTCGTGAACCAGCCCGCGAAGGACGACTTCGAGGTCGTGGAGGTGGATGTCGCCGAGCCCACGTCCGGCAACGTGCTGGTGCGCAACCTGTACCTCCAGGTGACCGCCGTCATGCGGGACCTGATGACCGAGGACCCCGGGCTGCCCATGATGCCGGCCTACAAGGTCGGCGAGCGGCCGTGGGGCGGCGCGGTCGGCGTCGTCGTGGCCTCACAGAGCCCCGACCTCGCCGTGGGCGACACCGTCCAGCACATGGACGGCTGGACCGAGTACTCCACCGGTCCCGCCGGCCAGTACTTCAAGGTCGACCCGTCGTGGTACCCCGGCCCGGAGTACTTCCTGAACCAGGGCATCACGGCCTACCACGGCATGGCCGACGTCGCCGAAGTCGGCGAGGACGACGTCGTGTTCGTGTCGAACGCGGCCGGCGGTGTCGGCTCGCTCGCCGGCCAGATCGCCAAGGCCCGCGGCGCCAAGCGCGTCATCGGCTCGGCCGGCAGCGCCGAGAAGGTGGAGTACCTCACCAAGGAACTGGGCTACGACGCCGCGTTCAACTACAAGGACGGGCCCGTCGTCGACCAGCTCAGGGAACTCGCTCCCGACGGGATCAACGTGTTCTTCGACCTCGTCGGCGGGGAGCAGTTCGAGGCCGCCGTGCAGGCGTCGGCGCAGGGAGCCCGGCTCGTGCTGGGCGGGGCCGTGTCCGCGCAGACCGGCAACGCCGAAGGCGCGTTCCCCAAGCTGGACATCATGGCCGGGATCATCCGGCAGATCGTCATCAAGCCGTTCTCGACGTACCACACGCCGGAGCAGATCCAGGCGTGGAACCAGCACTTCGCCCAGTGGCTGCAGGAAGGAAAGATCGTCCTGCCCTACACCGTGGTGGAAGGCGGCGTCGACGCCGCGCCCGAGGCGCTCACCGCACTGCTCGGCGGCGCCTACAAGGGCAACGTGCTCGTCAAGATCTCGTGA
- a CDS encoding MFS transporter, with amino-acid sequence MIDQVALDAPAQPRRAGLVLAVCCLAQLTVILDASIVNVAIPSIQNALHFTPGSLTWVYDGYLIPFAGFLLLAGRMVDLFGGRRLLLIGLAVFTAFSLVGGVATNSVTLVLGRAGQGFGGAIMASASLAVLSSTFTEPMERAKALALWGAASGSGGAIGVLSGGAIVEWMSWRWVFLINVPLCLLIVGMAVSSVAPTPRGDTRKGAKLDVLGSVSVTLGIAALVYGLAEGQRYGWGSTRIVGSLTIGVVLLAVFVLDQAKLARQPLMELSLFRNRSVWAANVTMLAFGAALPTTFYFLTLLYQSVLHYSAMRTGLVFLPLTVFAFIGAAASSVVGPRTGPRPMMLGGLLPMIGGLVWQSAANEHASYVADLMGPSLLFGLGLGIVVTSVAGAATAGVPEDKQGLASGVLNTSQSLGGAAGLAVMVALAQVRTADVAGDGPPDAHAFASGYGVAFLATAVLLALSLAAAAAVPRGPQPQ; translated from the coding sequence ATGATCGATCAGGTTGCACTGGACGCCCCGGCGCAGCCGCGCCGGGCCGGACTGGTCCTCGCGGTGTGCTGCCTCGCGCAGCTGACCGTGATCCTCGACGCGTCGATCGTGAACGTCGCCATCCCCTCCATCCAGAACGCGCTGCACTTCACACCGGGCAGCCTGACCTGGGTGTACGACGGGTACCTGATTCCGTTCGCCGGCTTCCTGCTGCTGGCCGGGCGGATGGTGGACCTGTTCGGCGGGCGGCGTCTGCTGCTCATCGGCCTCGCCGTGTTCACGGCGTTCAGCCTCGTCGGCGGCGTCGCGACGAATTCGGTGACGCTGGTACTCGGCCGCGCCGGGCAGGGCTTCGGCGGCGCGATCATGGCGTCCGCCTCGCTGGCCGTGCTGAGTTCCACGTTCACCGAGCCGATGGAGCGGGCCAAGGCGCTCGCCCTGTGGGGTGCGGCTTCGGGCAGCGGCGGGGCGATCGGCGTGCTTAGCGGCGGAGCGATCGTCGAGTGGATGTCGTGGCGCTGGGTCTTCCTCATCAACGTGCCGCTGTGCCTGCTGATCGTGGGGATGGCCGTCTCGTCGGTCGCACCCACACCTCGCGGTGACACCCGCAAGGGGGCGAAGCTCGATGTGCTGGGCTCCGTGTCGGTCACGCTGGGGATCGCCGCGCTCGTCTACGGGCTCGCCGAAGGACAGCGTTACGGGTGGGGGTCGACGCGCATCGTCGGGTCACTGACGATCGGCGTGGTGCTGCTCGCGGTGTTCGTGCTCGACCAGGCCAAGCTGGCCAGGCAGCCGTTGATGGAGCTGAGTCTGTTCCGCAACCGCTCGGTGTGGGCGGCCAACGTCACGATGCTGGCGTTCGGGGCGGCACTGCCCACGACGTTCTACTTCCTGACGTTGCTGTACCAGTCGGTGCTCCATTACAGCGCCATGCGTACGGGACTGGTGTTCCTGCCCCTGACGGTCTTCGCGTTCATCGGTGCCGCCGCCTCCTCGGTGGTCGGACCGCGGACCGGTCCCCGGCCGATGATGCTGGGCGGCCTCCTGCCGATGATCGGCGGACTGGTGTGGCAGTCGGCGGCGAACGAGCACGCGTCCTACGTCGCCGACCTCATGGGTCCTAGCCTGCTGTTCGGCCTGGGCCTCGGGATCGTGGTGACCTCGGTGGCGGGCGCGGCGACGGCGGGTGTGCCAGAGGACAAGCAGGGCCTGGCGTCCGGGGTGCTGAACACCTCGCAGTCGCTGGGCGGCGCGGCCGGCCTCGCGGTCATGGTCGCGCTGGCTCAGGTCCGTACCGCCGACGTCGCCGGTGACGGTCCTCCCGACGCCCACGCGTTCGCGTCCGGCTACGGGGTCGCGTTCCTGGCGACCGCTGTGCTGCTCGCCCTCAGCCTCGCGGCCGCGGCCGCGGTGCCGCGCGGGCCGCAGCCGCAGTAG
- the rfbA gene encoding glucose-1-phosphate thymidylyltransferase RfbA: protein MRGIILAGGTGSRLWPITQAMSKQLMPVFDKPMIYYPLSTLVLAGVRDVLVITTPSDRDSFERLLGDGSHLGLQIQYATQPRPGGIAQAFLIGADFIGDEPVALILGDNIFHGAGLGDQLKAHADPEGGHIFAYPVANPSDFGVLDFDLEGRVVSIEEKPAHPKSRYVVPGLYFYDNRVVDIARSLRPSARGELEVTEVNQTYLRRGELSVTVLDRGTAWLDTGTFASLVQASEFVRVIEERQGQKIGCVEEAAWRNGLIDSDRLRELAQPLLSSGYGEYLMGLPEAATQDIQRLVPVGAGANG, encoded by the coding sequence ATGCGAGGAATAATTCTGGCCGGCGGAACCGGCTCCCGCCTGTGGCCGATCACTCAAGCCATGTCGAAGCAACTCATGCCGGTGTTCGACAAGCCGATGATCTACTACCCGCTGTCCACGCTGGTGCTGGCGGGCGTGCGGGACGTCCTCGTCATCACCACGCCGTCCGACCGGGACTCCTTCGAGCGGCTGCTGGGCGACGGCTCGCACCTGGGCCTGCAGATCCAGTACGCGACGCAGCCCAGGCCCGGGGGCATCGCCCAGGCGTTCCTGATCGGCGCGGACTTCATCGGGGACGAGCCGGTGGCGCTCATCCTCGGCGACAACATCTTCCACGGAGCCGGCCTCGGGGATCAGCTGAAGGCGCACGCCGACCCGGAAGGCGGTCACATCTTCGCCTACCCGGTGGCGAACCCGAGCGACTTCGGTGTCCTGGACTTCGACCTCGAAGGGCGCGTCGTCTCCATCGAGGAGAAGCCGGCCCACCCGAAATCGCGATACGTGGTCCCCGGCCTGTACTTCTACGACAACCGCGTGGTCGACATCGCCAGGTCCCTGCGGCCCAGCGCGCGCGGCGAGCTGGAGGTCACCGAGGTGAACCAGACGTATCTGCGCCGCGGTGAGCTCAGCGTCACCGTGCTCGACCGCGGCACGGCGTGGCTCGACACCGGGACCTTCGCCTCGCTGGTGCAGGCGTCGGAGTTCGTCCGGGTGATCGAGGAGCGACAGGGACAGAAGATCGGCTGCGTCGAGGAGGCGGCCTGGCGCAACGGCCTCATCGACAGCGACCGGCTCCGGGAGCTCGCGCAGCCGCTCCTTTCCAGCGGCTACGGGGAGTACCTCATGGGACTGCCCGAGGCCGCCACCCAGGACATCCAGCGGCTGGTCCCGGTCGGCGCCGGCGCCAACGGGTGA
- a CDS encoding dTDP-4-dehydrorhamnose 3,5-epimerase family protein, whose protein sequence is MNFEELGIEGVHLVEPQVFGDSRGAFLELFVGHRLSAATGRPMDVAQVNCSVSRRGTIRGIHLTASPPGEAKYVTCVSGSIVDVVVDVRLGSPTYGASLAIPLDDEQRRAVYIPGGLGHGFAAVSETAVVTYLCDNVYTPGKAISINPLDPQLALPWPDLDDLVLSDKDRTAPTLAETEALGVLPKYADLRVKTPIRPLG, encoded by the coding sequence ATGAACTTCGAAGAACTCGGCATCGAGGGCGTCCACCTCGTCGAGCCACAGGTGTTCGGCGACTCGCGCGGCGCGTTCCTGGAACTGTTCGTCGGCCACCGGCTGTCCGCGGCGACCGGCCGTCCGATGGACGTGGCGCAGGTCAACTGCTCGGTCTCGCGACGCGGCACGATCCGCGGAATCCATCTCACGGCGTCCCCGCCGGGTGAGGCGAAGTACGTGACGTGCGTCAGCGGTTCGATCGTCGACGTCGTCGTCGACGTCCGCCTCGGCTCGCCCACGTACGGCGCGTCCCTCGCGATCCCGCTGGACGACGAGCAGCGCCGCGCCGTGTACATCCCCGGGGGGCTCGGCCACGGGTTCGCGGCGGTCAGTGAGACCGCCGTGGTCACGTACCTGTGCGACAACGTCTACACCCCCGGGAAGGCGATCTCGATCAATCCGCTGGACCCGCAGCTCGCCCTGCCATGGCCCGACCTGGACGACCTCGTCCTCTCGGACAAGGACAGGACCGCGCCGACGCTGGCGGAGACGGAGGCCCTGGGCGTGCTCCCGAAGTACGCGGACCTTCGCGTCAAGACACCGATCCGGCCGCTGGGATGA
- a CDS encoding macrolide family glycosyltransferase, whose protein sequence is MQKHIAFLNIPAAGHVTPTLGVVEELVRRGHKVSYLAADGFAEKIASTGADVIPYATTLDPRTIAPTGAEDWLARVLLGAVREAAATAPTLEAHFGDDLPDCLVYDISMQFLGRVMSRKFGVPGIQLYPVLASHQYFSEAEGAAEGMFGQLTRELRAFADAHGLQDVTLDELMSDAPRNISFMPREFQSDADSFPEDRYTFVGIPLRESDLQGTWQPSSDKPVVLISLGTTFNTQPEFFAMCAKAFEGLPWHVVIAAGPGVDLEAVGELPPNAEIHTWLTLQAVLEHAGAFVCHGGAGNTMNALYAGVPLVSVPHNGDSEMIAARTGELRLGRVLPPEEVTAETLREAVLEVAADETVQANLRDMRKYMKEAGGAPRAADTILGHLHTVSE, encoded by the coding sequence ATGCAGAAGCACATCGCCTTCCTGAACATCCCCGCGGCGGGGCATGTCACGCCGACGCTGGGCGTGGTCGAGGAGTTGGTCAGGCGCGGTCACAAGGTCAGCTACCTGGCCGCCGACGGCTTCGCCGAGAAGATCGCCTCGACGGGCGCTGACGTCATTCCCTACGCCACGACGCTCGACCCGCGCACGATCGCCCCGACCGGCGCGGAGGACTGGCTGGCCCGTGTCCTGTTGGGCGCGGTCCGGGAGGCGGCCGCCACGGCGCCGACGCTGGAGGCCCACTTCGGTGACGATCTGCCGGACTGCCTCGTCTACGACATCTCCATGCAGTTCCTCGGCCGGGTGATGTCGCGCAAGTTCGGCGTGCCGGGGATCCAGCTCTATCCGGTCCTGGCGTCCCACCAGTACTTCTCCGAGGCGGAGGGCGCCGCCGAGGGGATGTTCGGCCAACTGACCCGCGAACTGCGGGCGTTCGCCGACGCACACGGGCTGCAGGACGTCACGCTGGACGAGCTGATGTCGGACGCGCCCCGCAACATCTCCTTCATGCCGCGCGAGTTCCAGTCCGACGCCGACTCCTTCCCCGAGGACCGGTACACGTTCGTCGGGATCCCGCTGCGGGAGAGCGACCTGCAGGGCACGTGGCAGCCGTCGAGCGACAAGCCCGTGGTGCTGATCTCCCTGGGCACGACCTTCAACACCCAGCCCGAATTCTTCGCGATGTGCGCGAAGGCCTTCGAGGGGCTGCCGTGGCACGTGGTGATCGCGGCGGGCCCCGGCGTGGACCTGGAGGCGGTGGGCGAACTGCCGCCCAACGCCGAGATCCACACGTGGCTGACGCTGCAGGCGGTCCTCGAGCACGCCGGCGCGTTCGTATGCCACGGCGGCGCCGGCAACACCATGAACGCCCTGTACGCGGGGGTGCCCCTCGTCTCCGTACCGCACAACGGCGACTCGGAGATGATCGCCGCGCGCACGGGCGAGTTGCGCCTCGGCCGTGTCCTGCCCCCCGAGGAGGTGACCGCCGAGACCCTGCGGGAGGCCGTCCTGGAGGTCGCCGCCGACGAGACCGTGCAGGCGAACCTGCGTGACATGCGCAAGTACATGAAGGAGGCGGGCGGCGCACCGCGCGCGGCCGACACGATCCTCGGCCACCTCCACACCGTGTCGGAGTAA
- a CDS encoding nuclear transport factor 2 family protein gives MNSHDLSTKLVPSDLYLEIQQFYALQLKILDRGDGEQWARTFTEDGVFQAADMPDPLVGRDILVKAIERQSGLHEGLVLRHWVGQLTVEQIDDDTVRAQSYVMVYVTPDRTLLSGEVHFRHHTLCDDELVRSNGTWLVRNRFVETDGEYK, from the coding sequence ATGAATTCGCACGATCTCAGCACCAAGCTCGTCCCGAGCGACCTGTACCTGGAGATCCAGCAGTTCTACGCGCTGCAGCTCAAGATTCTCGACCGTGGTGACGGCGAGCAGTGGGCGCGCACCTTCACGGAGGACGGCGTGTTCCAGGCCGCCGACATGCCCGATCCCCTGGTCGGCCGCGACATACTCGTCAAGGCGATCGAGCGGCAGAGCGGCCTGCACGAGGGGCTCGTCCTGCGGCACTGGGTCGGGCAGCTGACCGTCGAGCAGATCGACGACGACACCGTCCGCGCACAGAGCTACGTCATGGTCTACGTGACCCCTGACCGCACGCTCCTGAGCGGGGAGGTGCACTTCCGCCACCACACCCTCTGCGACGACGAGCTCGTCCGTTCGAACGGGACGTGGCTCGTTCGGAACCGCTTCGTCGAGACCGACGGCGAGTACAAGTGA
- a CDS encoding DegT/DnrJ/EryC1/StrS family aminotransferase, whose protein sequence is MIPLFKVAMSAKASALVGEVLDSGYIGQGAKVDEFERALAERLDNPRILTVNSATSGLHLALHLVATESGRDGEVLATALTCTATNWPILANGMRIRWVDTDPATLNVDLDDLARKITPATRAIVLVHWGGYPVDLDRLNSVLDQAERVHGVRPRVIEDCADAWGATYQGVPLGGHGNISVYSFQAIKHLTTGDGGLIVLPDDELLHRARMLRWYGIDRDGGGARFKNDIPEYGFKFNMNDINAAIGLANLEAVDDLVARHRENAAFYDGELAGVAGAELTERASDRNPSFWYYSLKVDDRDAFVLRMKDAGIATSEVHERNDVYGATRDCTAVLPGLDRVAGRHIALPVGWWVSDDDRAHIAKTVKGGW, encoded by the coding sequence ATGATCCCTCTCTTCAAGGTGGCGATGTCCGCGAAGGCGTCGGCGCTGGTCGGCGAGGTTCTGGACAGCGGCTACATCGGTCAGGGCGCGAAGGTCGACGAGTTCGAACGCGCCCTGGCCGAGCGGCTGGACAACCCCCGGATCCTGACCGTCAACAGCGCCACGTCCGGGCTGCACCTGGCCCTGCACCTGGTCGCGACGGAGTCCGGTCGGGACGGCGAGGTCCTGGCTACCGCGCTGACCTGCACGGCGACGAACTGGCCGATCCTGGCGAACGGGATGCGGATCCGCTGGGTGGACACCGACCCGGCGACCCTGAACGTGGACCTCGACGACCTGGCCCGGAAGATCACGCCCGCGACCCGGGCGATCGTCCTCGTGCACTGGGGCGGCTACCCCGTCGACCTCGACCGCCTGAACTCCGTTCTCGACCAGGCCGAACGCGTCCACGGAGTCCGGCCCCGGGTCATCGAGGACTGCGCCGACGCATGGGGCGCCACGTACCAGGGCGTCCCGCTCGGCGGGCACGGCAACATCAGTGTCTACAGCTTCCAGGCGATCAAGCACCTCACGACCGGTGACGGCGGACTGATCGTGCTGCCCGACGACGAACTGCTGCACCGCGCCAGGATGCTGCGCTGGTACGGCATCGACCGCGACGGCGGCGGGGCCCGGTTCAAGAACGACATCCCCGAGTACGGCTTCAAGTTCAATATGAACGACATCAACGCGGCCATCGGGCTGGCGAACCTCGAGGCCGTCGACGACCTCGTCGCCCGGCACCGCGAGAACGCCGCGTTCTACGACGGCGAGCTGGCCGGGGTGGCCGGTGCAGAGCTGACGGAGCGGGCCTCCGACCGAAATCCGTCGTTCTGGTACTACTCCCTCAAGGTGGACGACCGCGACGCGTTCGTCCTGCGCATGAAGGATGCCGGAATCGCCACGAGCGAGGTCCACGAGCGCAACGACGTCTACGGCGCCACCCGGGACTGCACAGCGGTCCTGCCCGGGCTCGACCGCGTGGCCGGGCGGCACATCGCCCTACCGGTCGGCTGGTGGGTGTCGGACGACGACCGGGCCCACATCGCGAAGACCGTCAAGGGCGGCTGGTGA
- a CDS encoding epoxide hydrolase family protein, with product MGTEITPFRVHFPDDSVQELRRRLTAARWPDAETVDGWEQGPKLSYMKNLCASWEREYDWRAAEERLNAVPQFRTEIDGLDVHFLHARSPHAGATPLLLTHGWPSSVLEFLDLIPELTDPEDPSQAFHVVCPSLPGHGFSGRPSSAGWTVGRTSRAWAQLMARLGYPRYGAHGGDWGSWVSAELGTADPDHLLGIHLTMPLAKAPDHPVELDARDQQAMARMKSFGQNRSGYAAIQSTRPQALGYGLADSPTGQLAWILDRFWEWVDHDGSLEKALPQDALLDMATVYWLTGTGASSARLFWESFNKEPMNPTNVPVGCSVFPKDAWLPRAWAEQRFTDLRYWKDLDSGGHFPALERPSVLADELRAFFALLN from the coding sequence ATGGGCACAGAGATCACACCGTTCCGGGTGCACTTCCCCGACGACTCGGTGCAGGAGCTGCGTCGACGACTGACTGCCGCGCGCTGGCCGGACGCCGAGACGGTCGACGGCTGGGAGCAGGGTCCGAAGCTGTCGTACATGAAAAATCTGTGCGCTTCGTGGGAGCGGGAGTACGACTGGCGCGCCGCCGAGGAGCGCCTCAACGCCGTCCCCCAGTTCCGCACCGAGATCGACGGCCTGGACGTGCACTTCCTGCACGCGCGTTCCCCCCATGCCGGCGCCACGCCCTTGCTGCTGACCCACGGGTGGCCCAGCTCGGTCCTGGAGTTCCTGGACCTGATTCCCGAGCTCACCGATCCCGAAGACCCGTCCCAGGCCTTCCACGTGGTGTGCCCGTCGCTGCCGGGACACGGATTCAGCGGCAGGCCGTCGTCCGCGGGCTGGACGGTCGGCAGGACCAGCAGGGCCTGGGCGCAGTTGATGGCCCGGCTCGGCTACCCGCGATACGGCGCGCACGGCGGTGACTGGGGTTCGTGGGTGAGCGCCGAACTCGGCACCGCCGACCCGGACCACCTCCTGGGCATCCATCTGACCATGCCGCTGGCCAAGGCACCCGATCACCCGGTGGAACTGGACGCGCGCGACCAGCAGGCCATGGCACGGATGAAGAGTTTCGGCCAGAACCGCTCGGGCTACGCGGCCATCCAGTCCACGCGCCCGCAAGCGCTCGGATACGGCCTCGCGGACTCCCCCACCGGTCAACTCGCCTGGATCCTGGACCGGTTCTGGGAGTGGGTCGACCACGACGGCAGCCTGGAGAAGGCGCTGCCCCAGGACGCGCTGCTCGACATGGCCACCGTCTACTGGCTGACGGGCACCGGGGCCTCGTCGGCACGGCTGTTCTGGGAGAGCTTCAACAAGGAGCCGATGAATCCCACGAACGTACCCGTCGGATGCTCCGTGTTTCCCAAGGACGCGTGGCTGCCGCGCGCGTGGGCCGAACAGCGCTTCACGGATCTGCGTTACTGGAAGGATCTCGACAGCGGCGGGCACTTCCCGGCCCTGGAGAGGCCCTCCGTCCTCGCCGATGAACTGCGAGCGTTCTTCGCTCTCCTGAACTGA